The following coding sequences lie in one Mycobacterium sp. Z3061 genomic window:
- a CDS encoding STAS domain-containing protein yields the protein MSAVAKSSNSLAMASRTEDSVVVLTAEGVIDAKNSTELRDCITKATIDVPAAVIVDVSALQVPDEAAWSAFVSARWQLDTRPDVPILLVSSNRAARDAITRSGVARFMPVYPTEKGAMKGVAKLGRRKLQHAQAKLPANLTSLRESRQLVREWLTTWSKPGLIPVALVVVNVFIENVLEHTGSDPVMRIECEGQTATIAVSDTSGAPALRLTSPSKGIDVSGLAIVEALSRAWGSTPTSSGKTVWAVIGPENQL from the coding sequence ATGAGCGCGGTCGCCAAGTCCTCCAACTCGCTGGCTATGGCATCGCGGACCGAAGATTCGGTGGTGGTGCTGACGGCTGAAGGCGTGATCGACGCCAAGAACTCCACGGAGCTGCGCGACTGCATCACTAAAGCCACAATCGACGTGCCTGCCGCCGTCATCGTTGATGTCAGCGCACTTCAGGTGCCCGACGAAGCCGCGTGGTCGGCGTTCGTGAGCGCCCGGTGGCAGTTGGACACCCGGCCGGACGTGCCGATCCTCCTGGTTTCTTCCAACCGCGCGGCGCGTGACGCGATCACCCGCAGCGGCGTGGCCCGCTTCATGCCCGTCTACCCGACCGAGAAAGGGGCGATGAAGGGTGTCGCCAAGCTCGGCCGCCGCAAGCTGCAGCACGCGCAGGCCAAACTGCCCGCCAACCTGACCAGTCTGCGTGAATCCCGCCAGCTGGTCCGGGAATGGCTGACCACTTGGTCCAAGCCCGGGCTGATCCCGGTCGCACTCGTGGTGGTCAACGTCTTCATCGAGAATGTTCTGGAGCACACCGGCAGCGACCCGGTGATGCGCATCGAATGCGAGGGTCAGACAGCGACCATCGCCGTATCGGACACCAGCGGCGCACCGGCACTGCGATTGACGTCGCCCTCCAAGGGCATCGACGTCTCGGGACTCGCCATCGTCGAGGCATTGTCGCGGGCCTGGGGCAGCACCCCGACCTCGTCGGGCAAGACGGTGTGGGCGGTCATCGGGCCGGAGAACCAGCTGTAA